ATCATGATACACATATTGTGCTTTGTACGTACAGAGACGGATCcaagatttaaaatttatgagttcaatctttaatttttgtattgaccGTTAAAAATACTGAGTTTAGATGACCTGATTGTATAAACACTTATTTTTGCTATGTTTCTGTATATATGAAGGTGATTAATCATGGGATCTCTCATGAGCTTCTGGACACAGTAGAGAAGTTCACAAAGGAACATTACAAGAAGTGTATGGAACAAAGGTTCAAGGAAATGGTGGCAAGTAAAGGCCTTGAAGGTGTTCagactgaaattgatgatttggACTGGGAAAGTACTTTCTTCTTGAAACATCTTCCTGTTTCAAACATTTCAGAAGTTCCTGATCTTGAAGATAATTATAGGTCAGAGGGATCTCCATGTTTTGTTCTACTCCCTCCGTCACAATTTATATGACGTCGTTTGACTTGACatgaaatttaagaagaaaaaaagaaagatagacttttgaaatttgtggtCTAAAACACTCATTGACTATTTGTGTGACTATAAATCGTTTCATTAAGgttaaaaaggaaatctttagTTAAgttatttctaaataaaaaaactgTACTTATGGAACTGTGGATTTTCCATGCTGACTTAACATGAAACATGACAGGAAAATCATGAAGGAGTTTGCTGATAAACTGGAGAAACTAGCAGAGCAACTGTTGGATTTGCTGTGTGAAAATCTAGGACTAGAGCAAGGTTACTTGAAGAAAGTGTTTTATGGCTCAAAGGGACCTACTTTTGGTACCAAAGTTAGCAACTACCCACCATGTCCCAAGCCTGATCTCATTAAAGGGCTGAGGGCTCACACAGATGCTGGTGGCATCATCCTTCTATTCCAAGATGACAAAGTCAGTGGTCTCCAACTACTCAAAGATGACAAATGGATTGATGTTCCACCGATGCGCCACTCCATTGTCATCAACCTCGGTGACCAACTCGAGGTATCCAAggatttaacctatatacacagatatatattatatatcaatgTGATTTAACATATAGCATCATGTTCTCTACTGTATTTTCAAGGTCACTAGTTCGGATACCTTGCTATCCCTGGAGAATTTTTACTCTATCAGATCACCTAAAAGATAAATAAGACAGTGTAAAAAGGATTTACTCATACATATAAGTTAAAATCATACTAGTTTGACTAAATATTGACAATTCTCTATCTTTTTAGATGATCTGATGATGTAAAAGTTCGATGTTGAACTCATTAATAACATTGTTGATTTGTGTTTTGGATGGTTTTTAGGTGATTACGAATGGAAAATACAGGAGTGTGGAGCACAGGGTAATTGCTCAGCCTGATGGAAACAGAATGTCCTTGGCTTCGTTCTATAATCCGGGGAGTGATGCTGTCATCTATCCAGCACCAGAATTGTTGGAGAAGGAAGAAAAAGAGAACACAATAATGTATCCCAAATTTGTTTTTGAGgattatatgaaattatatgCAGGTCTCAAATTCCAAGCTAAAGAGCCAAGGTTTGAAGCAATGAAGGCTGTGGAAACTGCTGTCAACTTGGGCCCAATAGCAACTGTTTGATGAGACCAGTATTAATACAACAGTAATTAATGGGAATGGGAAGAAAAGATTGTTTAGTAGTAAGATAATGATGTTGTAATAATTTGTTAATGTTGGTTTAATTAGTGGGGTGCTTTATCTTGCTTTGTGCAACTTGGGTTTTCTTTATGTACTCTTGTCTGGTAGTGTGATATGTTAAGAGGATTTGATTGTAAAGTTTTCAGATTTCCTATGAAATCTTTTATTCCCAGCATATTAATTTATTGAGTTTTAAGTTTTACGCACGATGTCAAGATTCATACAATCAGGTCACTTACAAGGGCAACCTGATAAATTCATTGTGCAAAAGAATATCCACAATCTTTGATGCCCCTTTTGTTAAAAGAAGGAAATGACATGGTAACTAGACAGATATATACTCTTTTTCTTCCACTAAATCACTGGTGTCATTTTCAGGGGATTCTTTATGGAAACCATAAAGCTGACATTTTCATTTTCACCCGCACCATCTATTTGCCATCCCTAGTTAAATGTAATGATCTTCATTCATGTTCATTGAAGCCTGGAAGGTATTTACATTATATACACCAATatcattaacattatttttacaCGATCACAGcatattaatatcatttttattgaatttttagtgCAGATATTTACCTACAACTACATTGTCCTGACCTGATTGTGtaaatattttagtttcttattgCAAGAACTTAAACCCAATATTAAAGAGCTTAGCAATCCAAACCAAACATGGACTCAGAATTAATATTATATCTCTAAAACACAGAACTGGTGAACTTATTCCATGGATTGGGACATCCCACCATATATCCCCGAGACTAACTAGTAACCCTAACCAAACACAGGAAAAATAATCCTGCATTTCATCCCCAGGATTATTATCCCTTATCCCTTGTACCAAATGACTAGTAATCTTTCCTCCTAACAAATGAGCACTAGGTATGCAGATACTATAAAAGTTAGCAACATCTAAACCTGCAAACAATGTATGTGAAGTGCATAATTCAGGCAGTCAGCGAAGGACGGTAAGTTGAACATCATTCTGGAAAATTATACTGTGGATAACACTTTTAAAACACACACGTGTACCTAATTCCAGTTCTCATGTTCCCTAACGGCTAGAACTGCTTGTATTAAAAGAATGTTATTCTGGATCTACCAGAACAAAAGGGATTAACAGATGAAAGAACAGCAGTACTTTAAACATTGGACATACAGATTTAAAAAAGAACTCCACAGAAAGGGATGTAATGGAAGACGAGCTTTGATCGTGCTCATTAGCTTCGTCCACATTAAGCATCCATATCCccacaaatttcttttttatgagTGTGGTGTCCGTGTTAGCATGAGGCACACAATCCATCAAACAGCCTATTATAGCCCACAAGCATAGGGATTGAGTAACCGCATGCACCAAAGTTAAAGCAGATGGGCTCACACCAAGTGTCACAGAAAATTGAACCTAGCATCTCCAGGCTACTACTACTATGCCTTGAGCACTCACTAATGACCTTGGGGTTCTCACAAATCCATACCCATATGCATGTTTAGTTAAGATCTACAAATCTGAGATGATGCTACCGCATCCTGAACCACAAATTATAGATTCACAGATAGAGAGACAAAAGCTTCTGTATTAAACCCCTTAAACTGGTTCCAGCTCAACAGTAGACAGCCTTCGCCATTTTTTCCCATTTCAAAGATGAAACCAAAGGTTACGTGAATTTTTCAGAAAGTGAGGCAAATGAAAAAGGAGACGAGCACAATAAGAGGCATGGGTGGCCAACTTAATCTTGGATGGAAAACATGTAACCCATAAAGAACTATGGTCCTCTGTTCATGTAAAATTTTGCTAAAATCATATCAGATATCTATGATCATACAAGGAATTTTACTGTTACAATAACAGGATAAATGGCACATACACTTCAAGGAAGCTCATCAGGGTTCTTCCTCAGAAATGACAAGAGAAATTCAGGCATTAGTGTCTGAAAAAGTAAGTCAAAGAGGCAGGCTTGCTTTTGAAAATGTTTAACAGCAAATATAATAGCTATGCATCACAAGTTCCAAAATCACTATCAAACAGAACAACTATCCCAGAATGTTAGCAACATCTCATCAGCCATGAAACAGACAGAATCCGAACTATGTACTTGGGAAAGGgagcaagaaaggagaagagaaataACAAGAAACCTATTTCAAAGAACaaatgtttgtttaaaaaaatgactataTCATAATAGTTCCCATATAACAGCAAACTTCTTGTTTCATCAAAAAAACTTAAATGTATAATTGACGTTGCAAGGCCAAAATTTTCTGATCTCATGAACATAAATGTTGtttgtaagaaaaataaatattgctaAATTAGTGTCAGGTAGCCTAAGCTTTACTAGCATCATTCTAGTCATTTGGATTATCATTCCCCTCAGTCTTCAGGCTCTCAACCATTTCCTGAGATCCCTGAGTAGCTTCTTCATTGGAACAATGATTCTTCAGAACTGTTGAGATGTCAATTTCAGAAGCTCCAGCAAGCTTAAATCTTTCAACAGCAGTATCAAGCTTCTCCTTCCAACCAGTCAACCCCAATTTACATTCAACTTGAGACCGCTCAAAAAGCATATTACCCCAAAATAAATGTATTTGAGATCGCATTACAGCAGCTTGCTGTGCAGCCTCATCAGCTGAAATTTCACCTGGACCACCTGTAGCTGACACCTCACCTTCAGGACCACTTCCCTGTTTCTTCTTTCTCCTTAGTAGTTCATCCTTCTTGCTTGTACTAGGATCTTTTAGTTCATTATCCCTAAGCTCCTCCAGCTTTTCCCACATCTGAGTTGCTGCTTTCATTTTCTCTTCTGCACTTTCAAATAGAGCAAGCGTCTCAGTACGATCCCAACTTGACAGGTCCTCTTTCTTAGCCAAGACAAAGGACCAGTGAAGTTTTGCCATTTCAAATTGCTGCTGCCCTAATGCTAACAACCCCTCATAAAAGTCTGGTTTAATCGAGAGAGCCTCCTCATACTTCTCTTTGGCCAgagaatatttttctttcacccAGTCATATGCTGCTTGAAGCTTGATACCCATCGTCTCCTTTGACGCAGAATCATCAATTGGCATTCGTTTCCTTGCTGCACACATGTGAACATTTCCCCAGTTGAAAAAAGCCAGAGCAGCCACTTCCTGAAACTTTAAGGCAGCCTTGTCAAAAAGAGCTTGAGCTGCTTCACTTGTCACAGTCTCCTCAAGGGCTTCAGCGCTAAGCTCCATCCCAAGCTCGTGCAGGTCAATGTGGGCATCCGGATCAATGCCAACATGAGTCCTGAATAACTGAGCGAACTCGAACAACCAATCATCCATCTCAACCTCCTTGCATTCAGGATCTTCTGTTATGGTTTTCTCTTTCGTAATGCCCTTCTCTGACTTGTTAATCTCACTTTCCAGAGTTTCCACAATGGAATCACTTAGTGAAGAGTGGGATACACTCTCATCTGCTATATTCTCCTCACTCTCAACAGGCCTCTCTTCCTCTTCCAACAAAGCTGGTTCTTGTTCAGGACTCACCTCGACAATATGCAATCTCAACATCCCTATGAAGTCACCTTCATCTGCATCAGGGTCTTTTGGTACTAGACTATCAACCCAGGACTCGGCCAATCTAAGCTCAGCCGTACAGGTAATAGTTACCAAATCACCGTCACTGTCCTTATATTTAACAAGAACAGATTTGGACATCGGAAACCGTTTCATAACAATATCCCTTAAGACTCTAAAACTGCAATTTACAGGCATTTGGGCAAGTCTTATATCATGATCATAAACAAGCTTCAATGGCCTCCAACGAATCACAGCCTCTTTAGAATGTCCATGGACTGTTATTGATGCTGAGGTAGAAGCATTCTCCTTCTGATCATCCATACTAGGACTTATATTAGGTTTAGAAGGACCAGTTGAAGGCTTCAAGGAAACACTTGGCAACTGAACTTTGGCCTGAGTACTATTTTCAGCTGGCATAACATAAGAGGGCTTATTGGGTTTACTATTAACTGACACAACCGTAGCCCCAGTTGATGGTACTGGCTTCTTAGACATTGATCGAGAAGGTAAACAGGGTCCTAGACCAGCAATAGAGGCGGCACCCACTGCAGATGCACCAAGTGCAGCTGGAGATGGGCGGCTCTGGAGGTCTTGCTGGGCATCCTGGCGGGGACCAAGTATCATGCTCAATCGCCCTGCAATTTCCAAGGCATCCTGATGATTCCCATCAGCATCCAATAGCATTTGCACATCTTGCATTGCCATTTCATACTTACCCACAGCCTCAAGTGCACGGGCCCTTCGCAGAAGAGCTCGAACAAACCGAGGCTGAACCTGAAGTGCCATAGTACACTCAGAAATAACAGAATCATAATCTATGGGTTTCATTTGCATCATACAGGCTGCTCTGTTGCTATGGAACACAGCTCTTTCTGGGTGAGTTTTTGGTGTAAGTTTGAGAGCATTATCATATTGTTGTAAAGCCCCTACAAAATCCTTAGCCTGAAACCTTTTGTTTCCCTCTTCTTTCAGTTCGTGGGctctttttaagaaaattgatgaGTCCAAATCAACAGTACCATTAACAACAGGTTTATGGTTCTCCCCTtgattttgaccctttttcttCCTACCACCTGATTTCCCCATATAATTACTTCCAAAAACTTTTCAAGATTCAAACTTTAATACTTATAAccaaatttagtcaaaatccCACTACTTATTTTCTGTATAAATCAAGAATAGCTCACAGAAATCGAATAGGAAAAAAGCAACTTACAGATAAAAGTTTACACCTTTGGTGCAGAATTCAGTGTGATATGATTGCATCTTGAAGAAGTGATGTAATGGGTCTTCCAGAAACAGTGTGGAGGTTTTGGATTTGAAACCCTAGATAGAGGAGTTGGTATTATTTCACTTTTAGTTGAATGAATATCCATTGTAGGCCCTGGATAATTTGCTTCATTGTGAGCCGTTGGATGGATGATTCTTTTctgttaattatatttttgctcTGTGTTGCGTTGCTATCCCACTTCGAAGAAATAAGGAAGGTAGGATGAAGATGATACAAGttatcttttttcaattttaggGAAAATTACACCTTTTTCAGGTGCATGGTATTGTAAAAATTATAGTAATactttatttcaattatgaatgaatattacaatttttaagGAATCATTTACCAAAGTGTGTGAATAAAAATAAGGTAATGtatttgattttgtatattAATAGTATTTCATTggatattttcttttatgatatgtgtaactaatattttttactGTGTATTAAGGAATatattattgatacataaaaatttatgatatttgttataaatttaCTGAACTAATTGATTATCCATTTAGTTTATTGAGAAAATGGTctaatatacccctcaactttgtcatttagagctgataccccttgttatgaaagtgactcatatatatccctacctgtaaacaaatggctcacatataccctttttctctaacggaaatgaaaaaaaatataattttaatctaaatttttattattttttctaaaaaatataatcccatatgagtaaatttaatcctcgtcaaacataatttttttacctttttttgtttcaatgactaatttataattattattttgataatcaaatttatttatgtttcactaatattcttgtaaaacttattgtagatgaccaaattttttcttcgaatacgaaattaaattacaatacacacaaaaaaatagtttaatttttttttctttaaagtaaggaatgaaagaaaaaaacaaaataagaataagaaactcaaataattataataaaaaaagtcaaaaaataatttatgtatgaaaaaaattaaaatataccttaaactttgatagaagaatcatatatacccctaaataatttttaaaaaaaaattactagtaataaatataaatttaaaactaattttttaacttccgttaaatgaaggatatatatgagccattttgtaacggcaggggtatatgtgagccgtttgtataacgatAAGGGCATATATGGGCCACTTTTATAACAAGGGgcatatcagctccaaatgacaaagttgaggggtatatcagacccttttccctagtttatttatcaattacttATATTCATGTATGAACTAGTGGATGTGGACATTTAACCGTGTATCTACTAGTTTGAGTACATAACATGGTGACCTTTGGAATGATATCTCAATCTAttaatagagatatcattcgaTGTTGTCAGatacacttggaaaaaaaaagcATTCTCTCTTTCATCTAAATATCTTGTCTTCTTCGCTTTATAAttataggcataatacataaatatgacccTTAACTTGGGTAACAATTATGACCTTTAACTTTAGATGTGCACAAGCAGACACttgaataaaattgaacaaatggACACATTCTTCCTACATGGCACCTACATGGCAATTTTGTGTCCTACATGACATCCtacatgtattatgtcatgtaggacacCTGTGTCtacttgttttattttatacaagtttagttgtctacttgtgcacactcaaagttgGAGGGCATAGTTGTCCGCTCAAGCCAAGTTAAAGgtaatgtttatatattatgccataattatattatgttgaacTAAATTTTACAATACGTTATCAACACGAAGTTTCTACTTGCAAAGATATCAAATCCTTATTTAGTTCACTTAGCTTATTCTCCTTATAATCTCATCATGTTGAATTTATCCAAATTTGAGTTTGTTGTATCAGATAtccttgaaaaaaattatttctcacGGTTACTAGATAATATTCACTTAGTTGCTAAAGGTCTTAATGGTACCATTACTCAGGATATGAAGTATCGAGTTAACTTGAaggaaaaattgtgatttttattcATCATTATCTAAAGGAGGGCCAAAAGATTGAATATCTAACGGTAAAAGATCCGCTTAAATTGTAAACTGATTTAAATATGAGGTGCGACCATTTAAGGGTCTTCGTATTACCAACTCATCATAAACGAATGCACTTACAATATTTAAGGAATCATTTAGCAAAGtgtatgaataaaaataaggtaATGTATTGATTTTGTATATTAATAGTATTTCATTggatattttcttttatgataTGTGTAACTAATACTTTCTATCGTGTATTAAGGAATatattattgatacataaaaatTTACGATATTTGTTACAAATTTACTGAACTAATGGATTATCCAttaactttatttatcaattacttATATTCATGTATGAACTAGTGGACGTGGACATTTAACAGTGTATCTACTAGTTTAAGTACATAACATGGTGACCTTTGGAATGATATCTCAATCTAttaatagagatatcattcgtTGTTGTTAGATACACTTGAAAAAAAGGCATTCTCTCTTTCATCTAAATATCTTGTCTTCTTCGCTTTATAAttataggcataatacataaacatgacccTTAACTTGGCGTAACAATTATGACCtttaactttggatgtgcacaagcaGACACttgaataaaattgaacaaatggACACATTCTTCCTATATGGCACCTACATGGCAATTTTGTGTCCTACATGACATCCTACATGTATTATGCCATGTCGGACACCTGTGTCtacttgttttattttatacaagtttagttgtctacttgtgcacactcaaagttAGAGGGCATAGTTGTCCAGTTAAGCCAAGTTAAaggtcatgtttatgtattatcccataattatattatgttgaacTAAATTTTACAATACATTCTCAACACGAAGTTTCTACTTGCAAAGATATCAAATCCTTATATAGTTCACTTAGCTTATTCTCCTTACAATCTCATCATGTTGAATTTATCCAAACTTGAGTTTGTTGTATCAGATAtccttgaaaaaaattatttctcacGGTTACTAGATAATATTCACTTAGTTGCTAAAGGTCTTAATGGTACCATTACTCAGGATATGAAGTATCGAGTTAACTTGAAggaaaaattatgatttttattcatCATTATCTAAAGGAGGGCCAAAAGATTGAATATCTAACGGTAAAAGATCCACTTAAATTGTGGACTGATTTAAATATGAGGTGCGACTATTTAAGGGTCTTCGTATTACCAACTCATCATAAACGAATGCACttacaatttcaatattttaagacCACAATTGAATATAACTATATTTTATTCAAGATAACCTTTCCACTGAAATTATgtggaaaaattataaattatgatcacATGTTAGAAAAAAAACACTTATTCCTTTCTATGCCTTAAATGTGACATTATAACAACAATATCGTAAAAAGGATTATTAGAATACTCTGAACTGATCTCATCCATTTTGATGGTTGAGCCACATAatgttttttaatgaaaatcatGAAGTTCATTCCACTGAAACTACTCATATAAAATGTTCAGCgggttgagataattactcaaaaggATCTCTTTAAGGGTTTGTTTGAAAGCCACTTGGTAATCGGAATTGGTATAATTACTAAGGTAGTAATTTTATCCTAGTAATTACACTGACCTGTTTGATTGTCACAATGTAATTACATTGTAATTACACATGTCGAGTGTCACAATGTTATTACACATGTTCTCTTTGGATGCACAATTGCAAtcataaattatacatttttaaaataaaattaattatttaaaatttatgctaGACAAATGAGAAACTCtataaataacattaaattaaatatttaagatatatattctttttttaaaaatatattaattaataaacatattttctGTAAccaatattatgaaaaaataattgatttatattttttcaaattaaaatatttcaattgaattaaTCGTAACAACTAAAAGTATGAAGTTTCTATGAACATGGTCATATGCAGTTCGATAAAAAGAATGATATATAAATacaatgtcataaattattaaatgtttaacaaaaatataatctatcaagtctaattaaaaaatgacgTGCAATGTAAATTCAATATTACTAAAAGggaaatgcacaagtaccccctcaacctatgaccgaaatctcagagacacacttatactatataaaGGTCATGTTACCCCCCTGaagttattttataagtaattttttaccccttttcggcctacgtggcactagcttgagaaaaaaaaagtcaaccagcgttgggcccacaagatagtgtcacataggccaaaaagaggtagaaaattattgataaaataagttcagggggtaataggaccttagtatagtataagtgtgtctctgatatttcgagcataggttgagggggtacttgtacattatcccttactaaaacaaatgaattgaaaatataacataagttataagttcaatataaaaaatttaacatgtTAGACTCTTATAACAAATTTCAACATagaattaaatatgatttatttttattttttcttaataaagaaAATGTAAGTCTATAATcttacttaataaaaaattttatttaaatttaaaaattagaatactAATAAAACTATGCTAATGAGAAAATAAGCATgacataaataaatagataatacgagaaaattacataaaatcaCGTAAACTGTAAAGTAAGGttgaaaataagaagaaaatgaaatataataatataaaataaaaaatgaacttttacaataaaaaaaataaaaaaagaacttaaaataatagaagtaaagaaaaaattaaacaaaaaaataaaaatagaaaaaaacaaaacaaaaagtaatAAGGTGATGGTAATTACACCATGTAATTACCAGTAATTCACAGCCTCTGCTGTGAATTGTCGAGTGTAATTATATCATGTCAATTACACCAATTACCTGCTGACCAAGTAATTATATTCTTTCCAAATAGGATAAGACAGTGAAATTATACCAATTACACCAAATCCAATTACCAGACTATCCTTCCAAACAGGCTTAAGAGGTACTCCATCTATCCAAAAGTACTTATCTactatactaaaaatagatgtACAACATACTTGTCCACTTTATGAAATTCGTGGACAATTTTACACTTTGTTCCTAACTTACacttatcattaattataatcatttccctattacatttttcaagacgttgtatttattaaattcaaaaggtgatatagtaaaattatccttttatttATAGTTTCTTAAGGGGTGTGCTAAGTCAGTAGTGGACAACTATTGTTGGACTTAATCTTTTTGAAATACTCTAAGAACTCTTTGTACTCTTCTGAAAATAGTACTGTCTTTTCAATGTGAAATATAATACATTCTTCAAGAGGTAATTGAACTTCTCTTTATCTGTCTGAAATGTTTTAGAAACTGTTTAcgcttttattaaaaatagtagTTCTTTTCTCAATGTGAAAATAGCTATTTTGAAACCATTTGTGTTCCCTTAAACTCTTCTCAGAAGATACTTTCAAAATACCCTCGAATTCACTTTAAATTTCCAAAAGCAATGCATGAAAATAAATGCACCAaagattttaataaaaatctcaTCAATTAGGGTTCATGTAAAATATAAGCATGAACAATAAAACAAGAatatcaatatacataatattgcaatctcataatataagaatttagaATTCAAAGCAATAGCATAATTTATATTAAGAATTTCATAAAACTAAGAGTAAAACCCTAAATTCAATTTGCTACTGACTGAATTGAGATGTACGGCGTGAGGACAAATTAGCTCAACACTGTGAATGGTCTTACATACACTCTAAATTCTTGAAAAATGTGAGATCTTTGGATGAAAAGATGAGAAAGAATTAGTTTCTTG
This window of the Solanum pennellii chromosome 2, SPENNV200 genome carries:
- the LOC107010265 gene encoding 1-aminocyclopropane-1-carboxylate oxidase, which codes for METFPVVNMEMLNTEKRAAALEKIKDACENWGFFEVINHGISHELLDTVEKFTKEHYKKCMEQRFKEMVASKGLEGVQTEIDDLDWESTFFLKHLPVSNISEVPDLEDNYRKIMKEFADKLEKLAEQLLDLLCENLGLEQGYLKKVFYGSKGPTFGTKVSNYPPCPKPDLIKGLRAHTDAGGIILLFQDDKVSGLQLLKDDKWIDVPPMRHSIVINLGDQLEVITNGKYRSVEHRVIAQPDGNRMSLASFYNPGSDAVIYPAPELLEKEEKENTIMYPKFVFEDYMKLYAGLKFQAKEPRFEAMKAVETAVNLGPIATV
- the LOC107010249 gene encoding protein CLMP1-like: MGKSGGRKKKGQNQGENHKPVVNGTVDLDSSIFLKRAHELKEEGNKRFQAKDFVGALQQYDNALKLTPKTHPERAVFHSNRAACMMQMKPIDYDSVISECTMALQVQPRFVRALLRRARALEAVGKYEMAMQDVQMLLDADGNHQDALEIAGRLSMILGPRQDAQQDLQSRPSPAALGASAVGAASIAGLGPCLPSRSMSKKPVPSTGATVVSVNSKPNKPSYVMPAENSTQAKVQLPSVSLKPSTGPSKPNISPSMDDQKENASTSASITVHGHSKEAVIRWRPLKLVYDHDIRLAQMPVNCSFRVLRDIVMKRFPMSKSVLVKYKDSDGDLVTITCTAELRLAESWVDSLVPKDPDADEGDFIGMLRLHIVEVSPEQEPALLEEEERPVESEENIADESVSHSSLSDSIVETLESEINKSEKGITKEKTITEDPECKEVEMDDWLFEFAQLFRTHVGIDPDAHIDLHELGMELSAEALEETVTSEAAQALFDKAALKFQEVAALAFFNWGNVHMCAARKRMPIDDSASKETMGIKLQAAYDWVKEKYSLAKEKYEEALSIKPDFYEGLLALGQQQFEMAKLHWSFVLAKKEDLSSWDRTETLALFESAEEKMKAATQMWEKLEELRDNELKDPSTSKKDELLRRKKKQGSGPEGEVSATGGPGEISADEAAQQAAVMRSQIHLFWGNMLFERSQVECKLGLTGWKEKLDTAVERFKLAGASEIDISTVLKNHCSNEEATQGSQEMVESLKTEGNDNPND